The DNA region CTTATCAAGGTAAGAATATTGCTGTATTTGGCGTGAGCACGGATAATGAAGCCTCTCACCAAGCCTTTACCAGTAAGTTTGACCTTCCCTTCCCACTCCTTGCTGATACCGAGGGTACTATCACCAAGGCCTATGATGTAGACGGCGGCGGCTATGCTAAGCGGGTCACCTATGTGATCGGCACAGATGGCATGATCACCAAGGTTTACACCAGCGTTAAGACCGATACCCACGCCACGGATATTTTGGCTGATCTAGGTCTATAGATCTCAGTTTATCTGAACAACAACTGATAAGACAGATGTGGGGGCGATTGGCTAAGGAGCGATCGCCCCTTCTTGTTTAACAGGAACACTATTTAGGGCTTGCTGAAAAAAGGGAATCTTCCT from Candidatus Obscuribacterales bacterium includes:
- a CDS encoding peroxiredoxin; its protein translation is MALQEGVKAPDFTVKDTHGNTITLADYAGKHVVLYFYPKDDTPGCTQEACSFRDNYTAYQGKNIAVFGVSTDNEASHQAFTSKFDLPFPLLADTEGTITKAYDVDGGGYAKRVTYVIGTDGMITKVYTSVKTDTHATDILADLGL